TACAATGGTCATCGGAGAGGATCAACTCAAGTGAGTGAAACTGGGTGAGGCCAGATAACCTCTTGTAATAGCATTGTCGGACCAGCAATTATGCCGCGAAAGTGATattccttgatatcaagacAGCTGAAGTGGACTGGGTGCTGGAAAGTAAGCAAATGCTACAGATGTTGGACAGTCACTTGGCTGTCACCACTAAATGTATCTCGGAGTCAAATCCAGAGTGATAACATTATTCTGCTCAATTAGCTGATACTCTGATCTATTTACTATCTCAACAAGCTAGATTGGAACTCCCAGGTCAATGTGAATGACTAACAAATGGTGGATTCTGTTTACCTGTAAGGGTCAGATAATTGTCAGATCTATTCCTTATACGCATACGTGACCCTTTAAGGTAACTATTTTATAACCTCTGAAAGCACCATATTTTACATCTACTCCTAAGTTGACTTGTTTGTCTACTCTTGCAGATGTCAACCTCAGTTCCCAAGTCTTTCTCAACAGCTTAAGCTGACGTCTGTGACAGCCACCTCAGTTCCTCCGTCGGAAGGAACCAGTCTGACCCTTTTATTCTATTACCCGCCATGTCCCTACATGATAATCACGACATCAGACTTCGTGATTGCCTATAGTCCAGAAGCGCACACCAAGAAAGTAAGATACAGCAGAAGTTCAACTTCTaacttccttctctctttacTCACAATATCAATCACTCTCTTTCACAGGAAACCGGCAATTCAAACAACTTCAAGCCTCACTTTCactccaaacccaaccccccGCTTGCTCACAACCATGAATTCCACAGCATACTACCCATACACACCTGACGTACCTTTCGCAATCATCGGTGTAGGCGTTTACACCGTACTAGCAGGCATACACGCGTTTCGAGTAGTCTCAAAAGAGGCATGGGACGGTAGCTTTATGGTCCTAGGATGCCTCGGTACGTTACCATAACCACCTCCTTCTCTAGCAAAACTAACAGCTTCTTCATAGCCCAAGCAATGGGCTGTGGAGCCCGTctcatctcctcctgggACATACACGACAAATTGTCCTGGGCAGCACAGAAACTGCTCCTCCTCTGGGGTCCAGCCCTGATCATGTTCACCATCTGCCTATCCAGCACCGAATTcacaaaaacatacaaacCCAAACGTTTCGTCCCTCCGTGGATCGCACGACCACTCTACTTCGCGCTCAATACcgtcctctttcttcttatGAGTCTTGCGGCTTTTATGGAAGTCGCAACTGCTGAGCATGAGGTCCATGCCGGTCATAAACTCTTGAGAGCTGTTTTCATTATTCGACTTCTTTTTTGGACTTTTATATTGCTCGGTAATACGGCGTCCCATAATGATCATCAATGCCAGCCCGGGAACAATGTTCATATGAAGCCCAGGTTTGAGCAATACTATCTTGTGCTTCAGGACTTCTTCATTGTCGCCTTTATACACAACATCATACAATTAGTACGGCTTTATTCGGGGCCAGATGGCTTTATGAATGCTACGGAGTGGCCACTTTATGCTTTGGATATTTTGTTGGGGACGCGACCGTTATTAGAATGGAAGATCTGGTATTGGTCGGGTGGTTGTATGAAGAGCGTTGGTAGTTAGGAGGTTCAGTCCCAATATGGGGGTAATTCGTTAAGACGAGGGCCATCTTCTCGTCGTCTCACAGTCTGCTAATGAGGCATATGATTATGGTGCGCAACTTGCTGACAGAACTGTTCAGCTGTATAGGTTGAGCTTCAGCTCTGGTATTTGTCAATCACCAGCTTCCTGAAGTCCGGACACTTGAGCCTCGGACTCCTGAACCCACGATCAAGGTGTCTGCGACAGATAGCTTCCGCATGCTCTTCATCCCTCGCTTGAATTCGACTGGTTTGAACAGATGAAGGTAACTCCTTGCGTTTATTCTCTGTGTTTGGTTCTGTTGTCTGTCAGCATCGCTCGGGCACATGTACGTATGTCTCTTGATTTCCTCACCCGTGGAGAAATCGCTTGCATTTAAATTAGACTGCTTCCTCAGTCCTGTAGCGCGGTGTATTATACCAGAATCCTGCATCATGGATGGGCGTTGGCGCGTTTCATTAATGCGAGCGCTGTCGCTCTGCGGGAGCTCGGACTCCTATACAGACACGGTCAGTGGCCATGTCTTATAGAAAATGCAGAACTATCTCATACGTCATAAGATGCTACTATATCGGTTGCAGCGCTCTCTTCATCCCGTGTCTTACTTCCCCGGACCCCTTTCACACCATATGCAACAGTATTAATGACCAGTGCAGTGCCTTCAATAGAAAATCAGTAAGACATCAATGAGTAGAAAAAacggtgttgaagaagctcacTAGTGAAGGGAAGCAGAGCAATGTTCCAAAAGAACCTTGCAGCATCGATACCAACGTCTTTGGTCagattttttctttttggtttctcTACACTGCTGTCGTCGCTCTATCGTTGTCTTGTTAATCATATGAACGGCCAGCCAATTAACGAATAATCTCACCTTTCGTTGCATCCCGGGCAGCATGCTGACCAGATCCGAGGCCGTAACGATGCTCTTTGCAGCAATAGTGACTCTTTTCCAATGATCCCTTGCGATACCTTCGATAGGTCTTGAGCTTTCGCATTGGATATTGTAAACTTGGCGGGTAATTCTACAAATCACCGCAGTCAAAATTCAATATGCTGTAGTTCGATTCGCAAAGAAGTAAGCTCACTTACAGCACAATATCGGTTTGTTTTATGagctgctcttccagcaGAACTGCTGCTACTTCGGGGGAGATCCTCATTGATGGCTTATTCCAGATCTGATACATAGCTAAGTTCTGGTTCGTGATGTCGCATTTTTGGACCTGCGGTGGTAACCAACGATAAAAGGCTTTAATGGCGCTCTCAAGACCTGATTCATTATGGACCTGCTTCTGAACAGCACGAGTTGATTCTTGAACATCCGGACGGAGGCAAAACTCTAATGCCTGGTATAGTGCGTCGGGAGAAAACATGTTGCTCATAAGCGGTGCAGCTGCTGCACCGATATTTGAAAGTTTTATGCCTCTTGATAACTGACTAGGAAAGGTTAATGTACTTGAAATGCTAAATATTCCGTTCTCGGGGAAGACATGCTCTGCTGTATGCGGGATCACCACGCTTGGTTTTCCATATTGTAAGGCCAGGGCGCTCTGATCTGCACTTCCTGAGTGGACAACGACAGCAACCCGCGGCAGAAGCCATGCTGTATGTTGACTTGGATTAGAGCCTCTCTGATAGTTTATCTATTATACGTACCATAGGGGATAGAATCGACCAGGAACACGTTATCGTCGTTCAAAATCCTACAAGTATCACGGCAGCCTTGTGAAAGTATGGCACGAAGCCCGTGCTTTACCACGATATCCTGGATAGCTCGCGCTAGCATACCCGGACTTTCCATACTGTTCTCCTGTAACATGAAGTATATCGGTGGCGAACCAGACTCGATGAAACTGCTCAGATCTTTCGCTGAGCTATATTGCGCTTCCTCCTCTGCGAAAACGTAGCCCGACGTATCTGCCCACCATTAGTGAGCGATTTGTCTTCATAATGGCTGGAAGAATAAGTTGGCATACTAATCATATCGTCCCAATCACCTGGCCTTGAAACAAGCACCTCCGGACAGAAGTAGGTATGTGGAATGTCGTTGTCAATCATGAGTCTTCCCCCAGTAGCTGACGAGATGCTCTGACAGCCTAGAACATGTTGCCGATATCTGTTAATAGGTTCGATAATACTAAGTTTACCACGCCATTAGTTCTCAACAATAATCCTGAATTCTCTTCAGTCTCAAAAGCTCACGTTTTCCATATCGTCTCCTCAACGAGCGCATAAGACAGAACATTCGCCATGACCTGGTCCATGTCTTCACTTCCATCTATATGGGCCAGCGGATGAGGAAACTCCTTTGTCGGGCTCCAAATCATAGCCGACATGATATGTAGAGGAATTGAGAGACGCTCAGCACAATGAATATGCGCGTGGGCTAACGGATTTGCAATAATCGCGTCTGCTAAGAAGGGTCTGCTTTCACTTTTGTACGACGCAATGCATGCTCTCCATGACTCGTGATAGCTTTGATATAGTGAACGCTTGATTCTACCGATACCCTCGTTCATGGCATTGGATCCACGTGTCCCTTCTCTACTGCCTATGTTGCTCTGGTTGCTACCGTCAGACAAACAGTATTTTAAAAGTGGGATAGGTACAGATACGTACCATCGGATGGATAACGTCGTGGCTAATAGCGAAAAAGTCAAGGCCTTGATCTTT
This window of the Aspergillus oryzae RIB40 DNA, chromosome 8 genome carries:
- a CDS encoding uncharacterized protein (predicted protein), giving the protein MGCGARLISSWDIHDKLSWAAQKLLLLWGPALIMFTICLSSTEFTKTYKPKRFVPPWIARPLYFALNTVLFLLMSLAAFMEVATAEHEVHAGHKLLRAVFIIRLLFWTFILLGNTASHNDHQCQPGNNVHMKPRFEQYYLVLQDFFIVAFIHNIIQLVRLYSGPDGFMNATEWPLYALDILLGTRPLLEWKIWYWSGGCMKSVGS
- a CDS encoding uncharacterized protein (predicted protein), translated to MFSPDALYQALEFCLRPDVQESTRAVQKQVHNESGLESAIKAFYRWLPPQVQKCDITNQNLAMYQIWNKPSMRISPEVAAVLLEEQLIKQTDIVLITRQVYNIQCESSRPIEGIARDHWKRVTIAAKSIVTASDLVSMLPGMQRKSDDSSVEKPKRKNLTKDVGIDAARFFWNIALLPFTRVRGSKTRDEESAATDIVASYDESELPQSDSARINETRQRPSMMQDSGIIHRATGLRKQSNLNASDFSTGEEIKRHTYMCPSDADRQQNQTQRINARSYLHLFKPVEFKRGMKSMRKLSVADTLIVGSGVRGSSVRTSGSW
- a CDS encoding uncharacterized protein (UDP-glucuronosyl and UDP-glucosyl transferase), with amino-acid sequence MNEGIGRIKRSLYQSYHESWRACIASYKSESRPFLADAIIANPLAHAHIHCAERLSIPLHIMSAMIWSPTKEFPHPLAHIDGSEDMDQVMANVLSYALVEETIWKTYRQHVLGCQSISSATGGRLMIDNDIPHTYFCPEVLVSRPGDWDDMINTSGYVFAEEEAQYSSAKDLSSFIESGSPPIYFMLQENRF